ACCTGGAAGGGCGGCGCGCCGGAGTTCACCGGCCCGAACTTCAGCCCCGACCGGCGCACCCTGTTCGCCAATGTGCAGGAGCCGGGCACGGTCTTCGCGATTCAGGGACCTTGGCGGACCCACGTCTGAGGACGCCGCGGAAACATGTGCGGATGTGCACATTTCCCGAACGGGCGGGTTCCGGCCGCTTATCGTGGAGTGCATGGCGATCCTGATTGATCCGTCGCAGTGGCCCGGTCACGGCCGGATGTGGTCGCACGTAGCCAGCGACGTCGATCTCCAGGAGCTGCACGCATTCGCCCTGCACGCGGGTATCCCGGCTCGGGCCTTCGACCGGGACCACTACGACGTGCCGGGCGAGTGGTACGAGGACATGGTCGCGGCGGGCGCCCGACCGGTGTCCTCGCGAGAGCTGGTGCAGGCCCTGCTCCGGGCCGGCTTGCGCCGGCGGCGGGTGCCCGAGCGGGTGCTGCGCGCATCTTGAACGGACACGGTCTGAGGCTGCGTCAGACCGTCAACGTCTCCAGCTCCGCGCGCAGATTCGCGCGGGCCGCCGGTTCCCAGACGGTGCGGCCCAACGGGGTGCGGAACAGCATCGGTAGGTCCAGCAGCGAGCGCAGTACCGCGGCCCGACCGGAGCGGAATGCGGCGTCGTCCACGTGCGCGTACTCGACACGCACCGCCCGGGTGTACGCGGCGTAATCCGCGGCCGGGGCCGCGAGGATGGCCAGGTCGGCGTCACACAACGTTTCCCCGTTGCGATCGCCCGGCGGCGGATTGTGATGTGCCGTCAGGCGTACCAGTCGGGCCACCTCGGCGACCAGCGCGGGCCCCGGGCCGGCTTCGGTCAGTTCGGCTTCCGCGCGTCGGGCGCTGCGCTCCTCGTCGTCCGGCGCCCCGGAGTACACCGCGTCGTGGTACCAGGCGGCCAGCCGCACCGCGCGCAGGTCGGTGGGATGGTCGGCCAGTTCGTCGATTCGTCGCAGCACGTGCTGAAGGTGCGTCAGATTGTGGTATCGACGGGCGGGATCGCCCCAGTCGGCGACCAGTTGCCGACCCAGCGCAGGGGCGTCGGGCAGCAGCGCCGCCCACGCGTCGACGAGCATTCAGTCCTGCTCCGCGTGCGGGTCGAGCACGTCCTCGGCGTCGATGATCCGGTAGGCGTAGCCCTGTTCGGCCAGGAACCGCTGCCGGTGCGCGGCGAAATCCTGGTCGAGGGTGTCCCGGGCGACGATCGCGTAGAACCGCGCGGCCCGGCCGTCGGCCTTCGGGCGCAGTACCCGGCCCAACCGCTGCGCCTCCTCCTGCCGGGAGCCGAAGGTGCCGGAGACCTGGATGGCCACTGTCGCGTCGGGCAGGTCGATGGAGAAGTTCGCCACCTTGGACACCACGAGCAGGCTGATCTCGCCGGTGCGGAACGCGTCGTAGAGCCGTTCCCGTTCGCGGATGGTGGTCTCGCCCTTGATCACCGGGGCGCCGAGTCGCTCGCCCAGCTCGTCGAGCTGCTCCAGGTACTGACCGATGACCAGGATCTGCTCCCCGGCGTGCTGCGCGACCAGTGCCTCCACCAGGCGCGCCTTGGTGCGGGTCGTGGAGGCCAGCTTGTAACGCTGCTCGGGTTCCGCGGTGGCCACGGCCAACCGCTCGTGCTCGGTGAGCGTCACCCGCACCTCGACGCAGTCCGCTGGGGCGATGTAACCCTGCGCCTCGATGTCCTTCCACGGGGCGTCGTAGCGCTTCGGGCCGATCAGCGAGAACACGTCGCCCTCCCGGCCGTCCTCGCGGATCAACGTCGCGGTCAGCCCCAGCCGGCGGCGGGCCTGCAGGTCCGCGGTCATCCGGAAGATCGGCGCGGGCAGCAGGTGCACCTCGTCGTAGACGATCAGGCCCCAGTCCCGGGCGTCGAAGACCTCCAGGTGCTGGTACACACCTTTTCGGCGGGTGGTCATCACCTGGTATGTCGCGATGGTGACCGGGCGGATCTGCTTGCGTTGCCCGGAGTACTCGCCGATCTCCTCCTCGGTCAGCGAGGTGCGCTTGAGCAACTCGGTGCGCCACTGGTGCGCGGAGACGGTGTTGGTGACCAGGATCAGCGTGGTCGCCCCGGCGTTGGCCATGGCCGCCGCCCCGACCAGCGTCTTGCCCGCGCCGCAGGGCAGCACCACCACGCCGGAGCCGCCGTGCAGGAAGCTCTCCGCGGCTTCCCGCTGGTAGGGCCGCAGCGTCCACCCCTCCTCGCGCAGGTCGATCGGGTGCGCCTCGCCGTCCACGTAACCGGCCAGGTCCTCCGCGGGCCAGCCCAGCTTGAGCAGCACCTGCTTGAGGTGGCCGCGTTCGGAGGGGTGCACCACGACCGTGTCCGGGTCCACCCGCGCGCCGATCAGCGGGGTGACCTTCTTGCTGCGCAGGACTTCCTCGAGTACCGGGCGGTCGGAGCCGACCAGCACCAGGCCGTGCACCGGGTGCTTCTCCAACCGCAGCCGGCCGAAGCGGTCCATGGTGTCCGCGACGTCGACCAGCAGCGCGTGCGGCACCGCGTAGCGGCTGTACTTCAGTAACGCGTCGACCACCTGCTCGGCGTCGTGCCCGGCCGCGCGGGCGTTCCACAGACCCAGCGGAGTGAGCCGATAGGTGTGCACATGCTCGGGGGAGCGCTCCAACTCGGCGAAGGGCGCGATGGCGCGCCGGCACTCGGGCGCGCCGGGGTGATCCACCTCGAGCAGCAGGGTTTTGTCGGACTGGACGATGAGCGGGCCGTCGTTCACGGACCAATTCTGACCGATTAGCGTCCGGGAGTATGCCGACGCCGTTCCGGGTGCATATTTCCGAGGCCGAGATCGAGGACCTGCGGGCCCGGTTGCGGGCCACCCGGTGGCCGGAGCCGGAGACCGTGGAGGACTGGTCGCAGGGCATGCCATTGACCTACGCGCAGGAGCTGGCGGCGTATTGGGCCGAGGACTACGACATGCGCCGGGTGGAGCGCGAGCTCAACGCCCGCGATCAGTCGATCGTCGAGGTCGACGGCCTGGGCATCCACGTGCTGCAGGCCCGCTCGCCGCACCCCGGCGCGCTGCCGTTGCTGCTCACCCACGGCTGGCCGGGGTCGGTGATCGAGTTCCTGGACATCCTCGACCTGCTCACCGAACCGCCGGATCCGGCGGATGCGTTTCATGTGGTCTGTCCGACGCTGCCGGGGTTCGGGTTCTCCGCCAAGCCGACCCGGCACGGCTGGGGTGTGCAGCGCATCGGGGCCGGGTGGGCCGGGTTGATGGCGCAGCTGGGGTACGGCAGGTACGGCGCGCACGGCGGGGACTGGGGCTCGTTCGTCACGGCTGCGGTGGGCGCGGTTGATCCCGAGCACTGCGTGGGCGTGCACATGACGTTGCCCCGGGCGCTGCCCGTCGAGGGCGCGCCAATCACCGAGCGGGAACAGGCCGGGCTGGCGGCCACCGCGGAGTTCCGCAACCGCGGCTCCGGCTACTCGGCGATCCAGTCCACCCGGCCGCAGACCGTCGGGTACGGCTTGGTGGACTCTCCGACGGCGCTGCTGTGCTGGATCGTGGACAAGTTCTGGGCCTGGACCGATCACGACGGTGACCTGGAGCAGGCGGTCGGCCGGGACCGGTTGCTGGACAACGTGATGCTCTACTGGCTGCCCGCGGCGGGTGCGTCGTCCGCGCGGATCTACTGGGAGAGCTACCCACGGCATCTGGGCACGTTCCCGGTCGCGGTGCCGGCCGGCGCATCGGTGTATCCGAAGGAGGTCGCGAAGATCCCGCGGGCCTGGGTGCAGCAGCGCTTCTCCGATCTGCGGTACTGGAACGACGACCTGCCCAAGGGCGGGCACTTCGCCTCGATGGAGGTGCCGGAGAGCCTGGGTGTCGAGCTCCGCACGTTCTTCGGCCCGCTGCGCTGACCCCCGACCCGCCAACTTCGGGCCGGGTAGACACGTATCGACGGTGCTTGATGCGTTGCTACACGACCCGAAGATGCGTGTCGGGGCGGGGTCAGGCGTCGGCGACGGCGCGGATGCGGGAGACCTTGAAGCTGCGCACCTTGTTGTGCCGGTGGTCGAAGGCGCGCAGCACGCCGCCGTCCAGGGTGAGCGGGTCGACGATGCGTTCGGTGGCGGTGCCGTCGTCGCCGACGTAGCCCAGCCACACGGACTCCCCGGCCGCCGCGGCGGTGCGCAACCGGTCCAGGGTGGTGGCGGTGGCCGCCCGCGGGAAGCCGATCGCGGCGCCCACGTCGGTGGCCTCCCGCAACGCGGCGGTGGCGCGTTCGGCCGCCGAAGCGCGCTTGCCCGCGGCGGCGGCCCGATCCCCGGCGCGTAGGGCGCGCACCGCGGCGGTGGCCAGGGTGGGCGGTAGCGAGCGTTCCCCGCTGACCGGGCGGGGCGGCGTGCGTGAGCCGGTGCGCCGGGCGCCGGGCGAGGTGAGCACCACCGCACCGCTCGCGGATTCCGCGGTGGGC
This is a stretch of genomic DNA from Sporichthyaceae bacterium. It encodes these proteins:
- a CDS encoding DUF4031 domain-containing protein gives rise to the protein MAILIDPSQWPGHGRMWSHVASDVDLQELHAFALHAGIPARAFDRDHYDVPGEWYEDMVAAGARPVSSRELVQALLRAGLRRRRVPERVLRAS
- a CDS encoding metal-dependent phosphohydrolase; the protein is MLVDAWAALLPDAPALGRQLVADWGDPARRYHNLTHLQHVLRRIDELADHPTDLRAVRLAAWYHDAVYSGAPDDEERSARRAEAELTEAGPGPALVAEVARLVRLTAHHNPPPGDRNGETLCDADLAILAAPAADYAAYTRAVRVEYAHVDDAAFRSGRAAVLRSLLDLPMLFRTPLGRTVWEPAARANLRAELETLTV
- a CDS encoding DNA repair helicase XPB, whose protein sequence is MNDGPLIVQSDKTLLLEVDHPGAPECRRAIAPFAELERSPEHVHTYRLTPLGLWNARAAGHDAEQVVDALLKYSRYAVPHALLVDVADTMDRFGRLRLEKHPVHGLVLVGSDRPVLEEVLRSKKVTPLIGARVDPDTVVVHPSERGHLKQVLLKLGWPAEDLAGYVDGEAHPIDLREEGWTLRPYQREAAESFLHGGSGVVVLPCGAGKTLVGAAAMANAGATTLILVTNTVSAHQWRTELLKRTSLTEEEIGEYSGQRKQIRPVTIATYQVMTTRRKGVYQHLEVFDARDWGLIVYDEVHLLPAPIFRMTADLQARRRLGLTATLIREDGREGDVFSLIGPKRYDAPWKDIEAQGYIAPADCVEVRVTLTEHERLAVATAEPEQRYKLASTTRTKARLVEALVAQHAGEQILVIGQYLEQLDELGERLGAPVIKGETTIRERERLYDAFRTGEISLLVVSKVANFSIDLPDATVAIQVSGTFGSRQEEAQRLGRVLRPKADGRAARFYAIVARDTLDQDFAAHRQRFLAEQGYAYRIIDAEDVLDPHAEQD
- a CDS encoding epoxide hydrolase encodes the protein MPTPFRVHISEAEIEDLRARLRATRWPEPETVEDWSQGMPLTYAQELAAYWAEDYDMRRVERELNARDQSIVEVDGLGIHVLQARSPHPGALPLLLTHGWPGSVIEFLDILDLLTEPPDPADAFHVVCPTLPGFGFSAKPTRHGWGVQRIGAGWAGLMAQLGYGRYGAHGGDWGSFVTAAVGAVDPEHCVGVHMTLPRALPVEGAPITEREQAGLAATAEFRNRGSGYSAIQSTRPQTVGYGLVDSPTALLCWIVDKFWAWTDHDGDLEQAVGRDRLLDNVMLYWLPAAGASSARIYWESYPRHLGTFPVAVPAGASVYPKEVAKIPRAWVQQRFSDLRYWNDDLPKGGHFASMEVPESLGVELRTFFGPLR